The following coding sequences lie in one Glycine soja cultivar W05 chromosome 16, ASM419377v2, whole genome shotgun sequence genomic window:
- the LOC114389590 gene encoding probable inactive 2-oxoglutarate-dependent dioxygenase AOP2 encodes MESQTQSELPVVDFTNKNLKPGTDAWVSASQVVRGALEDHGGFLALYDKVSLETYDSVYSEMMNFFDLSIETKRRKTTEKPIFSYSGQRPGIPLYESVGIMNPLSFQDCQKYTHVMWPQENHHFCESVNSYAKQLVELDHIVKRMVFESYGLETKKFETLLESTEYVLRGYKYRIPREGESNLGVAPHCDTAFLTILNQKVEGLGVKLKDGKWLEVGASPSLYLVMGGDALMVWSNDRIPACEHRVLMNSKIDRYSMGLLSYAAKIMEPQEELVDEEYPLRYKPFDHYGYLRFFLTEEAIKSDSRIKAYCGI; translated from the exons ATGGAATCCCAAACACAGTCTGAGCTACCAGTTGTAGACTTCACCAACAAAAATCTGAAACCGGGTACTGATGCATGGGTTTCAGCTTCTCAAGTAGTGCGTGGTGCACTTGAGGATCATGGTGGTTTCTTGGCACTCTATGATAAGGTCAGTTTGGAGACATACGACTCTGTTTATTCTGaaatgatgaatttttttgACCTCTCAATAGAAACAAAACGGAGGAAAACCACTGAAAAGCCTATATTCAGCTATTCTGGGCAACGACCTGGGATTCCTTTATATGAATCTGTGGGTATCATGAACCCACTCAGCTTTCAGGATTGCCAGAAATACACACACGTTATGTGGCCCCAAGAAAATCATCATTTCTG TGAAAGTGTCAATTCCTATGCAAAACAACTAGTGGAATTGGATCATATTGTAAAGAGAATGGTGTTTGAGAGCTATGGACTCGAGACAAAGAAATTTGAGACTTTACTTGAATCAACTGAGTATGTGCTTCGAGGCTACAAATACAGAATTCCCCGAGAGGGTGAGAGCAATTTGGGAGTTGCTCCTCATTGTGACACAGCTTTCCTAACTATATTGAATCAGAAGGTAGAAGGCTTGGGGGTCAAATTGAAGGATGGGAAATGGTTAGAGGTCGGTGCTTCACCCTCGCTATATTTGGTAATGGGCGGCGATGCATTGATG GTTTGGAGTAATGACAGGATACCCGCTTGTGAACATAGAGTTTTAATGAACTCAAAGATAGACAGATACTCCATGGGACTACTTTCATATGCTGCTAAGATAATGGAACcacaagaggagttagttgatGAGGAATATCCTCTACGTTATAAACCATTTGATCATTATGGATATCTTCGTTTCTTTCTCACTGAAGAGGCCATAAAATCTGATTCCAGGATCAAAGCATATTGTGGTATTTGA